A portion of the Pseudomonas sp. PSE14 genome contains these proteins:
- a CDS encoding methyl-accepting chemotaxis protein has translation MKKIKAGSLFSGTRSSSLILGLFVVLIVAIVLLFANFAYLNTQADHDKQYIGHAGELRVLSQRIAKNATEAAAGKGEAFKLLKDARNDFEKRWNILVKGDETTGLPPSPASVQPQMAQVQKDWDTLRKNTDSILASEQTVLSLHQVAATLAETIPQLQVEYEEVVDILLENGAPADQVAVAQRQSLLAERILGSVNKVLAGDENSVQAADSFGRDASLFGRVLKGMKEGNAAMSISKVTNAEAVDRLNEISELFEFVSGSVDEILETSPELFQVREAANTIFGGSQVLLDKASTLASGFENLAGGRVFNQVASAMLGVIALGAIILIGLVMVRETNRRLAETAEKNDRNQAAILRLLDEIADLADGDLTVAATVTEDFTGAIADSINYSIDQLRELVETINLTAVQVAAAAQETQATAMHLAEASEHQAQEIAGASAAINEMAVSIDQVSANASESSAVAERSVAIANKGNEVVHNTITGMDNIREQIQDTSKRIKRLGESSQEIGDIVSLINDIADQTNILALNAAIQASMAGDAGRGFAVVADEVQRLAERSSAATKQIEALVKTIQTDTNEAVISMEQTTSEVVRGARLAQDAGVALEEIEKVSKTLAALIQNISNAARQQASSAGHISNTMNVIQEITSQTSAGTTATARSIGNLAKMASEMRNSVSGFKLPDLAEQA, from the coding sequence ATGAAAAAAATCAAGGCAGGCAGTCTCTTTTCGGGCACGCGTAGCAGCTCGCTGATCCTTGGACTCTTCGTGGTCCTGATCGTGGCGATCGTCTTGCTGTTCGCCAACTTCGCTTACCTCAACACCCAGGCGGACCACGACAAACAGTACATCGGCCACGCCGGCGAACTGCGCGTGCTGTCCCAGCGTATCGCCAAGAACGCCACGGAAGCCGCGGCGGGCAAGGGCGAGGCGTTCAAGCTGCTCAAGGATGCGCGCAACGACTTCGAGAAGCGCTGGAACATCCTGGTCAAGGGTGACGAAACCACCGGCCTGCCGCCCAGCCCCGCTTCGGTACAACCGCAGATGGCCCAAGTGCAGAAGGACTGGGACACCCTGCGCAAGAACACCGACTCCATCCTGGCCAGCGAGCAGACCGTACTGTCGCTGCACCAGGTGGCCGCGACGCTGGCCGAAACCATCCCGCAGCTGCAGGTGGAGTACGAAGAGGTCGTCGACATCCTGCTGGAAAACGGCGCTCCGGCCGACCAGGTTGCGGTAGCCCAGCGCCAGTCGCTGCTGGCCGAACGTATCCTTGGCTCGGTGAACAAGGTGCTGGCCGGTGACGAGAACTCCGTCCAGGCCGCCGACAGCTTCGGCCGTGACGCCAGTCTGTTCGGCCGCGTGCTCAAGGGCATGAAGGAAGGCAACGCGGCGATGAGCATCTCCAAGGTGACCAACGCCGAGGCGGTGGACCGCCTCAACGAGATTTCCGAACTCTTCGAATTCGTTTCCGGTTCGGTGGACGAGATCCTCGAGACCTCCCCGGAACTGTTCCAGGTCCGTGAAGCGGCCAACACCATCTTCGGTGGCTCGCAGGTCCTGCTGGACAAGGCCTCCACCCTGGCCAGCGGCTTCGAGAACCTCGCCGGGGGCCGTGTCTTCAACCAGGTCGCCAGCGCCATGCTGGGCGTGATCGCCCTGGGCGCGATCATCCTCATCGGTCTGGTGATGGTGCGTGAAACCAACCGCCGTCTGGCCGAAACCGCCGAGAAGAACGACCGTAACCAGGCGGCGATTCTGCGACTGCTCGATGAAATCGCCGACCTCGCCGACGGTGACCTGACGGTAGCCGCGACCGTGACCGAGGACTTCACCGGTGCGATCGCGGACTCCATCAACTACTCCATCGACCAGCTCCGCGAGCTGGTGGAAACCATCAACCTGACCGCCGTGCAGGTGGCCGCCGCCGCCCAGGAAACCCAGGCCACCGCCATGCACCTGGCCGAAGCTTCCGAGCACCAGGCCCAGGAAATCGCCGGCGCCTCCGCCGCGATCAACGAAATGGCCGTGTCCATTGACCAGGTATCGGCGAACGCCTCCGAGTCCTCGGCGGTAGCGGAACGTTCCGTAGCCATCGCCAACAAGGGCAACGAAGTGGTGCACAACACCATCACCGGCATGGACAACATCCGCGAGCAGATCCAGGACACCTCCAAGCGAATCAAGCGCCTGGGCGAATCGTCCCAGGAGATCGGTGACATCGTCAGCCTGATTAACGACATTGCCGACCAGACCAACATCCTCGCCCTGAACGCCGCGATCCAGGCGTCCATGGCGGGCGACGCGGGCCGCGGCTTCGCCGTGGTAGCGGACGAAGTACAGCGCCTGGCGGAACGTTCCTCCGCGGCGACCAAGCAGATCGAAGCGCTGGTGAAGACCATTCAGACCGACACCAACGAAGCGGTGATCTCGATGGAGCAGACCACCTCCGAGGTGGTGCGCGGTGCCCGCCTGGCGCAGGACGCCGGTGTGGCCCTGGAAGAGATCGAGAAGGTATCCAAGACCCTGGCGGCGCTGATCCAGAACATTTCCAACGCCGCCCGTCAGCAGGCGTCCTCCGCCGGCCACATTTCCAACACCATGAACGTGATCCAGGAGATCACCTCGCAGACCTCCGCCGGTACCACCGCCACCGCGCGCAGCATCGGTAACCTGGCGAAGATGGCGAGTGAAATGCGTAATTCCGTATCCGGCTTCAAACTGCCGGACCTCGCGGAACAGGCCTGA
- a CDS encoding CheR family methyltransferase: MQASGVWSLQPLADMSAAEFRDWQALLEDRTGVVVNEQRRAFLQTSLGARMRELGVSDYGSYYRQVTDGPRGAVEWSNLLDRLTVQETRFFRHKPSFELLERYLRQRLEEVGQGRPLALWSVGCSSGEEPYSLAMVATQVLEAAGRTPLFGVTGTDISLNALSKAREAVYAARKLDEIDAALTGRFFSVRDDGRYQVVPNLVERVCCARLNVLELAQAPMSGMDVIFCQNLLIYFRRWRRREILNRLAERLAPGGLLVVGVGEVVDWHHPALEPVADERVLAFTRKG; the protein is encoded by the coding sequence ATGCAGGCAAGTGGCGTCTGGTCGTTGCAGCCGTTGGCCGACATGTCGGCCGCGGAATTCCGCGACTGGCAGGCACTGTTGGAAGACCGCACCGGCGTTGTCGTCAACGAGCAACGCCGCGCCTTCCTGCAGACCAGCCTGGGCGCCCGCATGCGCGAACTGGGCGTCAGCGACTACGGCAGCTACTACCGGCAGGTCACCGACGGCCCGCGTGGCGCCGTGGAATGGTCGAACCTGCTGGACCGTCTCACCGTTCAGGAAACCCGATTCTTTCGCCACAAACCCTCCTTCGAGTTGCTCGAGCGCTACCTGCGCCAGCGTCTCGAAGAGGTCGGCCAGGGCCGGCCGCTGGCCTTGTGGAGTGTGGGCTGTTCCAGCGGCGAGGAGCCATACTCCCTTGCCATGGTCGCCACGCAGGTCCTGGAGGCCGCCGGGCGCACGCCGTTGTTCGGCGTGACCGGGACCGACATCAGCCTCAATGCCCTGAGCAAGGCGCGCGAGGCGGTGTACGCGGCACGCAAGCTGGATGAGATCGATGCGGCGTTGACCGGGCGCTTTTTCAGCGTACGGGACGACGGGCGTTATCAGGTGGTACCGAATCTGGTCGAGCGCGTCTGCTGCGCCCGGCTGAATGTGCTGGAACTGGCCCAGGCGCCAATGTCCGGCATGGATGTGATCTTCTGCCAGAACCTGCTGATCTACTTCCGCCGCTGGCGGCGGCGGGAAATCCTCAATCGCCTGGCCGAGCGGCTGGCGCCGGGGGGACTGTTGGTGGTCGGAGTCGGCGAGGTGGTGGATTGGCACCATCCGGCCCTCGAACCGGTCGCCGACGAGCGCGTTCTGGCCTTTACCCGGAAGGGATGA